The Desulfobacterales bacterium genome includes the window GGCGAACCAGTTTAAGCGTGTCGCCATCCAGGCTGTCCACGCCGACCACATCGGCAACGTAGGTGGCATTCATGTTGACGGATAGGCCCGGCGCCACATCCATCCCCAGGTGCTCATGGGGAATCAGCACGATGGAACCCGCAGGCAGCAGGTTGGCAAGCGCTTTTTGAACCACTGCGCCATTGCGATCGGCCAGCGCCGCATTATCAATTTTCCATACCTCGGCAAATGCTCCGGCTGCTTCCTTGCACACTGCATCCAGATCTCCGCCATTACCGGTCAGCACCGCCGTTACCGCCGCACCGGCATCCATTTTTTTGGCCGCCGCCAGCAATTCCAACGCCGAGTCATCCACTTTGCCGTTATTATAGGTAATATAAGCAAAAAATTGTTTCGCCATTACTTGATCCCTCCTTTGGCTTTTAAGAGTTCAACCAGTTTCGTGGCGATCTCTTCCATGCTTCCTTCAAGAATTTCAGCGCCATCTCCCATCTGGGGGACAAAATAATCGATCCGTTTGACTTTGGCACCGGCCGCGCCAACGGCACCGGCGGAAAGGCCCAGATCCGCCGCTCCCTTTACCGGAATGTCCACGGAAGCCACTTTGCGAATTCCGCGAATCCCCACATAGCGCGGTTCATTGATACCGGTCTGAATCGAGAGCACGCAAGGCAGATCAATCTCATTCATCTCCTGGTTTCCGCCGGCAACTTCCCGTCCCACCTTGAGTTTCTTATCATTCAGCACTTCCACCGAGCTGACCAGAGAGGCATACGGTACATTCAACATCGCGGCCAGCATGCCGCCCACCTGGCCCGCGCCGTCATCCGCCTGAGCACCGGTCAGAATAAGATCATATTTACCTTTTTCCACCACCCCTTTGAGAATCGTGGCGACACCTTTTCCATCGGAACCTTCAAAGGCATTGTCGTTACAGTGAATACCGTTATCTGCACCCATGGCCATTTCTCGACGCAATACCTCGTCGGCCTCATCATCCCCCACGGTCACGACGGTGACAGAACCGCCGACATTGTCGCGAATCTGAATGGCTTCTTCCACTGCGTAGTTGTCCCACTCGTTGACCGAATAAACCAGGTCATCGCGCTGAATATCGGATCCGCTCGCGTTCACCGCTATTTCATTTTCCGAGGTATCCGGTACTCGCTTGACGCATACTAAGATTTCCATAAATGTTCCTCCCACATTCTTAAGTGTTCAAGACAATATGAGGCGTTTTCCCTCATGCCAAGTCCTTCATGGCGTTCCGGAACAACCCGGCCGGGGTGAGGCGCCCACAGTCAATTCGTTACATATCCGGCTATAGGTGGTTGTTCACCAATTGCACCAGGTCGATCACTTCCATCTTGCCTTCCAGGCCGCTGGTTTTGATGGCATCGGCAATATTGATCATGCAAAACGGGCATGCCGTCACAATGACGTCCGCCCCTGCTGCTTTGGCCATGGCTACCCGCAAGCTACCCATACGAGTTTCTTCAATCGGCTCATAAAACAGCATCAACCCGCCGCCGCCGCAGCAAAAGGAACGGTCCCGGTATTTTTCCATTTCCACGCGTTTAAGACCCGGAATGGCATCCAGCACGTCCCTGGGAATGTCATAGATGAGATTATGCCGTCCCAGGTAGCACGGGTCATGATAGGTGTAAACTTTGCCCGTCGATTCGCTCTTGAGTTTCAGTTTGCCTTCCTTGAGGGCACGAGCGATAAACTCGCTGATGTGCAGTACAGGCGGCAGATCTTTATAATCTTTTTTCAGCGCATTTAAGGCATGCGGATCAGCGGTCACGATTTCCTTGGCGCCGACTTCCATTATCGCTTCGGTGTTTTGCTCCCGAAGGTTCATGAACAGCATCTCTTCCCCGAAACGGCGCACTTCGTTGCCGGAATCCTTTTCCTGGGCTCCCAATATACCGAAATTGGCACCCGCCGTATGCAGCACCCGGGCCGTGGCGCGTGCAATATCGCAGATCTGATCATCATAGGAGGTCACGCTGTCTACAAAGAAAAGGGTCTCGATGCCCTCTTCCTCGCCGGCCACTTTCACAGGCACATCCGCTTCGATTTCCTTGG containing:
- a CDS encoding electron transfer flavoprotein subunit beta/FixA family protein, which encodes MEILVCVKRVPDTSENEIAVNASGSDIQRDDLVYSVNEWDNYAVEEAIQIRDNVGGSVTVVTVGDDEADEVLRREMAMGADNGIHCNDNAFEGSDGKGVATILKGVVEKGKYDLILTGAQADDGAGQVGGMLAAMLNVPYASLVSSVEVLNDKKLKVGREVAGGNQEMNEIDLPCVLSIQTGINEPRYVGIRGIRKVASVDIPVKGAADLGLSAGAVGAAGAKVKRIDYFVPQMGDGAEILEGSMEEIATKLVELLKAKGGIK